From the genome of Mixophyes fleayi isolate aMixFle1 chromosome 2, aMixFle1.hap1, whole genome shotgun sequence, one region includes:
- the LOC142140475 gene encoding histone H2A, embryonic-like, whose amino-acid sequence MSGRGKKVQKPAASKASRSSKAGLQFPVGRIHRFLRKGNYAQRVGSGASIYLAATLEYLCAEVLELAGNAARDNKKSRIMPRHIQLAVRNDEELSKLFDGVTIADGGVLPNIHAILLPKRTAKGPSYEEPKAAESQEF is encoded by the coding sequence ATGTCTGGTCGTGGAAAGAAGGTCCAGAAACCTGCAGCTAGTAAAGCCTCCAGATCCTCTAAGGCAGGTCTCCAGTTCCCAGTTGGCCGCATCCACAGGTTCCTGAGGAAGGGGAACTATGCTCAGAGGGTTGGCTCTGGAGCCAGCATCTATTTAGCAGCCACTCTGGAATACCTGTGTGCTGAGGTCCTGGAGCTGGCAGGAAACGCAGCCAGAGACAACAAGAAATCCCGGATCATGCCCCGGCACATCCAACTGGCTGTCAGGAATGATGAGGAACTGTCCAAGCTGTTTGATGGGGTGACTATTGCAGATGGGGGAGTCTTGCCAAATATCCATGCAATCCTACTGCCAAAGAGGACTGCAAAAGGCCCATCCTATGAAGAGCCTAAAGCTGCAGAGTCTCAGGAGTTTTAA